The Oryzias latipes chromosome 1, ASM223467v1 genome contains a region encoding:
- the LOC101157346 gene encoding ras-related protein Rab-33B has product MVQQYYRNVHAVLFVYDVTCPASFRGLTAWVEECRQNSLGHEIPRFLIGNKSDLRDASKADRQVSQELALSFAKFHSMVFFETSAKNSLHKIAKGRHSTRETAYQRDEVEDIVSAVGAALKRHKKPSTVTSLTYSGSFKILNRRRPEKDPWTCC; this is encoded by the exons ATGGTGCAGCAGTATTACCGCAATGTCCACGCCGTGCTCTTTGTCTATGACGTCACCTGCCCCGCCAGTTTTAGAGGGCTGACAGCCTGGGTGGAGGAGTGTCGCCAGAACTCTTTGGGTCACGAAATACCCAG ATTTCTGATCGGGAATAAATCCGACCTTCGAGATGCCAGTAAAGCTGATCGTCAGGTGAGCCAAGAGCTGGCTCTGAGCTTCGCCAAATTCCACAGCATGGTCTTCTTTGAGACGTCCGCCAAGAACTCGCTGCATAAGATCGCGAAAGGACGGCACAGCACCAGGGAGACGGCGTACCAGCGGGACGAGGTGGAGGACATTGTCTCTGCTGTTGGCGCTGCTCTTAAAAGACACAAGAAACCTTCCACCGTGACCTCCCTGACATACAGCGGCTCCTTTAAAATCCTCAACAGGAGGAGACCAGAGAAAGATCCGTGGACTTGCTGCTGA